The Saxibacter everestensis genome has a window encoding:
- a CDS encoding aspartate-semialdehyde dehydrogenase, which produces MTDTTHSRGLRVGVVGATGQVGSVMRRLLDGADFPIEAVRYFASARSAGKTLDWRGAEVTVEDAATADPHGLDVAIFSAGGATSRAQAERFSAAGVIVIDNSSAWRMDPDVPLVVSEVNPAAINDARKGIIANPNCTTMAAMPVLKPLHDEAGLRRLIVSTYQAVSGSGLSGVDELDSQVKAVASDASKLTHDGAAASFPDPKLYERPIAFNVIPLAGSIVDDGLNETDEEKKLRNESRKILGIPELLVSGTCVRVPVFSGHSLSINAEFDRPLSPERALELLADAPGVEVTDIPNPLQAAGQDPSFVGRIRQDPGAPEGRGLALFISNDNLRKGAALNAVQLAGLVAEQLGAEDRLNTQPAAI; this is translated from the coding sequence ATGACTGATACCACTCATTCGCGCGGACTTCGCGTCGGCGTTGTAGGGGCGACCGGCCAGGTCGGCTCGGTAATGCGCCGGTTGCTCGACGGGGCTGACTTCCCGATCGAAGCCGTTCGCTACTTCGCTTCCGCCCGCTCTGCCGGGAAAACCCTTGACTGGCGAGGCGCCGAGGTGACGGTCGAAGATGCCGCGACTGCCGATCCGCACGGCCTGGATGTCGCGATCTTCTCCGCAGGCGGGGCCACGTCGCGCGCCCAGGCCGAGCGATTCTCAGCCGCGGGAGTCATCGTGATCGATAACTCCTCGGCCTGGCGGATGGACCCCGACGTTCCGCTCGTCGTCAGCGAGGTCAACCCGGCCGCCATCAACGATGCGCGCAAGGGGATCATCGCCAATCCGAACTGCACCACGATGGCTGCCATGCCGGTGCTGAAGCCCTTGCACGACGAGGCCGGCCTCCGCCGGTTGATCGTGAGCACCTATCAGGCGGTGTCAGGAAGCGGCCTGTCCGGGGTTGATGAACTTGATTCCCAGGTCAAAGCGGTCGCCAGTGATGCGTCGAAACTGACCCACGACGGAGCGGCAGCATCGTTCCCCGATCCGAAGCTGTACGAGCGGCCGATCGCGTTCAACGTGATCCCGCTCGCCGGCAGCATCGTCGACGACGGCCTGAACGAGACGGATGAAGAGAAGAAGTTGCGGAATGAAAGCCGCAAGATCCTCGGCATCCCCGAACTGCTGGTTTCCGGAACCTGTGTTCGGGTGCCGGTCTTCAGCGGGCACTCATTGTCGATCAACGCGGAGTTCGACCGCCCGCTGTCGCCGGAACGTGCTCTGGAGCTGCTGGCCGATGCTCCCGGTGTCGAAGTGACGGATATCCCGAACCCGCTGCAGGCGGCCGGGCAGGATCCGAGCTTCGTTGGCCGGATTCGTCAGGACCCGGGCGCGCCGGAGGGGCGAGGACTTGCGCTCTTCATCAGTAACGACAACTTGCGTAAAGGCGCGGCACTCAACGCGGTGCAACTCGCTGGACTTGTCGCGGAACAGCTGGGTGCGGAGGACAGGCTGAATACTCAGCCGGCCGCGATCTAA
- a CDS encoding aspartate kinase: MSLIVQKFGGSSVADADSIKRVAKRIVANRKAGHDVVVVVSAMGDSTDDLIDLAQQVSPVPPARELDMLLTAGERISMAVLAMAIANLGHHAQSFTGSQAGVITDESFGRARIIDVTPGRIQEALDQGNVAIVAGFQGVSQGTKNITTLGRGGSDTTAVALAAALKADVCEIYTDVDGVFTADPRIVPGARKIDKISYAEMLEMAASGAKILVLRCVEYARRYGVPVHVRSSFSPHQGTWVTDEPIPEEFLTAAHDQGETMESAIISGVAHDRSEAKITIVGVPDVPGKAARIFKTVASHEIDIDMIVQNISAAATGLTDISFTLPMTDGARAVEALEAIRDDIGFNHVEYDDQIGKLSVIGAGMRSHPGVTADLFEALSNAGVNIEMISTSEIRISVVTRAELLDQAVRAAHTAYGLDSELGEAVVYGGTGR; this comes from the coding sequence TTGAGCTTGATCGTGCAGAAGTTTGGCGGGTCATCCGTCGCCGACGCTGACTCCATCAAGCGTGTTGCCAAGCGCATCGTGGCCAATCGCAAGGCAGGTCACGACGTTGTTGTTGTGGTATCGGCGATGGGCGACAGTACCGATGACCTGATCGACCTCGCGCAGCAGGTCTCTCCGGTTCCGCCGGCCCGTGAACTCGATATGCTCCTCACCGCCGGTGAGCGGATCTCGATGGCGGTCCTCGCAATGGCGATCGCCAACCTGGGTCATCACGCCCAGTCATTCACCGGAAGTCAGGCCGGCGTCATCACCGACGAATCGTTCGGCCGCGCCAGGATCATCGACGTCACCCCGGGACGGATCCAGGAAGCGCTGGACCAGGGAAACGTCGCAATAGTCGCCGGATTCCAGGGCGTTAGCCAGGGCACGAAGAACATCACCACGCTGGGACGGGGCGGCTCGGACACTACTGCCGTCGCGCTGGCTGCCGCCCTGAAAGCCGACGTCTGCGAAATCTACACAGATGTCGACGGCGTCTTCACCGCGGATCCGCGGATAGTGCCGGGCGCACGCAAGATCGACAAGATCAGCTATGCGGAAATGCTGGAGATGGCGGCCAGCGGAGCCAAGATCCTGGTGCTTCGCTGTGTTGAATACGCCAGACGGTACGGCGTTCCGGTTCATGTCAGGTCCTCGTTCAGTCCGCACCAGGGAACGTGGGTCACCGATGAGCCGATCCCTGAAGAGTTTTTGACCGCAGCACACGACCAAGGAGAGACCATGGAGTCGGCCATTATTTCGGGTGTCGCACACGACCGCTCGGAAGCGAAGATCACGATCGTCGGGGTTCCCGACGTTCCGGGTAAGGCTGCCAGGATCTTCAAGACAGTTGCCAGTCACGAGATCGATATCGACATGATCGTGCAGAACATCTCCGCCGCAGCGACGGGTCTCACCGATATCTCCTTCACATTGCCGATGACTGATGGCGCCCGGGCGGTGGAAGCGCTTGAGGCGATTCGGGACGACATCGGCTTCAATCACGTCGAATATGACGACCAGATCGGCAAACTTTCGGTCATCGGCGCCGGAATGCGCTCCCATCCCGGAGTGACAGCTGATCTATTCGAGGCGCTGTCGAACGCCGGGGTTAACATCGAGATGATTTCAACGTCCGAGATTCGTATCTCGGTCGTCACCAGGGCGGAGCTGCTTGACCAGGCAGTCCGTGCCGCTCACACGGCCTACGGACTCGATTCCGAGCTCGGCGAGGCCGTCGTCTACGGAGGAACAGGACGCTAG
- the recR gene encoding recombination mediator RecR, with protein MLYEGVIQDLIEEFGRLPGIGPKSAQRLAFHVLQTDPAEVARLAAALTEVKRKVRFCEICGNVAEQEQCAICRDPRRDLSIICVVEEPKDVMAIERTREFRGRYHVLGGAIDPMAGVGPDELRIRELMTRLSSTDVVEIIIATDPNLEGEATATYLARLLKPMGLRVTRLASGLPVGGDLEYADEVTLGRAFEGRRLLDV; from the coding sequence ATGCTCTACGAGGGAGTAATTCAGGATCTGATCGAGGAGTTCGGCAGGCTGCCTGGCATCGGACCGAAATCTGCCCAGCGGCTTGCCTTCCACGTTCTGCAAACCGATCCCGCGGAGGTTGCGCGCCTGGCTGCCGCGCTCACCGAGGTGAAGCGCAAGGTTAGATTCTGTGAGATCTGCGGCAACGTCGCCGAACAGGAACAATGCGCCATCTGCCGGGACCCGCGCCGCGACCTGTCCATCATTTGCGTCGTCGAGGAGCCGAAGGACGTGATGGCTATCGAGCGCACCCGTGAGTTCAGAGGCCGGTACCACGTGCTGGGCGGCGCCATCGACCCGATGGCCGGCGTCGGACCGGACGAACTTCGAATCCGTGAACTGATGACCCGGCTCAGCTCGACCGACGTCGTCGAGATCATCATCGCAACCGACCCGAACCTCGAGGGTGAGGCAACCGCGACATACCTCGCGCGATTGCTTAAGCCGATGGGCCTCCGGGTCACCCGCCTCGCCTCTGGCCTGCCCGTGGGCGGTGACCTCGAATACGCCGACGAAGTCACCCTCGGCCGCGCCTTCGAAGGCCGCCGACTGCTCGACGTGTAG
- a CDS encoding DNA polymerase III subunit gamma and tau, whose protein sequence is MSTALYRRYRPDTFAEVIGQEHVTEPLMAALERDRVNHAYLFSGPRGCGKTTSARILARCLNCAKGPTGTPCGECESCQDLANGGAGSLDVVEIDAASHNGVDDARDIRERAVFAPARDRYKIFILDEAHMVTTQGFNALLKLVEEPPDHVKFIFATTEPDKVIGTIRSRTHHYPFRLVPPERLTAYLAELCEREDVPVGKGVLPLVVRAGGGSVRDTLSVLDQLMAGAGNEGVDYERAVALLGYTHASLLDDVTDAFAAGDGATVFRVVDRVIESGHDPRRFVEDLLERFRDLIVVAAAPESAQAILRGVPSDQLERMAMQARHFGRGELSRAADVVNSGLTEMTGATSPRLQLELICARVLLPGSDETERGTRARVDRIERRFGVTPTGTMEPGFQPPEPVQQAAPSREHAPVSSPAASVATPVPPMATAESTGAQPTTAEPAAARSTPAESAASGIVAVTDGDDGSTGAPNDGQASRAGAASPLDEQRQEQESGWPAPSGGTPATSGVDQANPQQVTPQQTSPQGAGSGADNTVEVIRRAWAEILEALTKIRKFSWILVSQNAQVHSFGDGVLTLTFATAGLANTFNSGPHPDYVSQAVNQAVGIACKVTGTADDGAAQSAPQYTDSASGSGGFSGAADPGSAQPAEAARSWNATRPAVEEASGSEPDHPSAAAGPIGGRDVPADSSMSVAGRRSADGDAGRNQDAGRSQTDGDTGRAPARSISAPVRDSLDSTYGRVNTGSTAPDWDDDANPEPRQQPRAEPGPEERAGSAESDTSAAATSAASAEPADQEVPDEPAGWEVSAEPAGWEVPAEPAGWEVPAEPAGWEVPAEPADETESVPASQTQTMRQSALERARARLDAEGPAATNVVYPNFGGPSPQVPAPVEIDDMPSADDPDQEHSGMMGRAVVEKLLGGVVIDEIED, encoded by the coding sequence AAGCCTCGACGTGGTGGAGATCGACGCGGCTAGCCATAACGGAGTCGATGACGCGCGGGACATCCGCGAACGGGCGGTTTTCGCCCCTGCCCGTGATCGCTACAAGATATTCATCCTCGATGAGGCGCACATGGTGACGACGCAGGGCTTCAACGCCTTGCTGAAGCTGGTCGAAGAGCCTCCGGATCACGTGAAGTTCATCTTCGCGACAACCGAGCCGGACAAGGTGATCGGCACTATCCGGTCCCGTACTCACCACTATCCATTCCGTCTGGTGCCGCCGGAACGGCTCACTGCGTATCTTGCCGAGCTTTGCGAGCGGGAAGACGTGCCGGTAGGCAAAGGCGTGCTTCCACTCGTCGTCCGGGCCGGTGGCGGGTCCGTTCGCGACACGCTCTCGGTGCTCGACCAGCTGATGGCCGGTGCAGGAAACGAGGGCGTGGACTATGAACGCGCCGTTGCGCTGCTCGGCTACACCCATGCCTCGCTTCTGGATGACGTCACGGACGCTTTTGCCGCCGGCGATGGCGCGACGGTGTTCAGGGTCGTCGACCGAGTGATCGAATCCGGACACGATCCGCGTCGCTTCGTTGAAGATCTACTCGAGCGTTTCCGCGACCTGATCGTCGTGGCGGCAGCACCCGAATCGGCTCAGGCGATTCTGCGCGGGGTGCCGAGCGACCAGCTTGAGCGGATGGCGATGCAGGCCCGGCACTTCGGCCGTGGCGAGCTGTCCCGAGCCGCGGACGTTGTCAATTCCGGACTAACTGAGATGACAGGGGCGACCTCGCCCCGGCTGCAGCTCGAACTGATCTGTGCCCGGGTTCTGCTTCCCGGCTCGGACGAGACGGAACGCGGCACCCGGGCGCGGGTCGACCGGATTGAGCGTCGATTCGGCGTCACCCCGACCGGCACGATGGAACCAGGATTCCAGCCGCCGGAGCCGGTACAGCAGGCTGCCCCCAGCCGGGAACATGCCCCGGTTTCCTCCCCAGCCGCTTCGGTGGCGACTCCGGTTCCGCCGATGGCGACTGCCGAGTCGACTGGTGCGCAGCCGACGACTGCCGAGCCGGCAGCCGCGCGGTCGACGCCTGCCGAATCGGCGGCCTCCGGCATCGTGGCGGTCACCGACGGCGACGACGGGAGTACTGGCGCGCCAAACGATGGACAAGCGTCCCGGGCGGGAGCGGCCAGCCCGCTGGATGAACAGCGTCAGGAACAGGAATCCGGCTGGCCGGCACCCTCCGGCGGCACTCCCGCAACGTCCGGAGTGGATCAAGCCAACCCGCAGCAAGTCACCCCGCAGCAGACCTCCCCGCAGGGCGCCGGGAGTGGCGCCGACAACACCGTCGAGGTCATCCGACGAGCGTGGGCCGAGATTCTGGAGGCGTTGACCAAGATCCGCAAGTTCTCCTGGATTCTGGTCAGCCAGAATGCGCAGGTCCATTCGTTCGGCGACGGAGTGCTGACGCTGACTTTCGCTACCGCCGGTCTGGCGAACACCTTTAACAGTGGTCCGCATCCCGACTACGTCAGCCAAGCCGTGAACCAGGCGGTGGGCATCGCCTGCAAGGTGACAGGAACGGCGGATGACGGCGCCGCCCAGTCCGCCCCGCAATACACCGATTCGGCGAGCGGTTCCGGCGGCTTCTCCGGAGCAGCGGATCCAGGCAGCGCGCAGCCGGCGGAAGCGGCACGATCGTGGAACGCGACGCGCCCAGCCGTCGAAGAAGCGTCTGGCTCAGAGCCAGACCATCCGAGCGCAGCCGCCGGCCCGATCGGGGGCAGGGATGTACCAGCGGATTCGTCCATGTCGGTAGCCGGTCGTCGCTCGGCCGACGGCGATGCAGGACGTAATCAGGATGCAGGACGTAGTCAGACTGACGGCGATACCGGTCGTGCTCCGGCACGGTCCATCAGCGCCCCGGTCCGTGACAGTTTGGACTCCACGTATGGCCGGGTGAATACCGGGTCGACCGCGCCGGATTGGGATGACGACGCCAACCCGGAGCCGAGGCAGCAGCCACGCGCAGAGCCCGGACCGGAAGAACGAGCCGGCTCGGCTGAGTCGGATACTTCGGCAGCAGCTACTTCCGCAGCATCGGCGGAGCCGGCCGACCAGGAGGTCCCGGACGAACCTGCCGGTTGGGAGGTTTCGGCTGAGCCTGCGGGCTGGGAAGTTCCGGCTGAGCCTGCCGGCTGGGAAGTTCCGGCTGAGCCTGCTGGCTGGGAAGTTCCGGCTGAGCCTGCCGACGAAACCGAGTCTGTCCCGGCATCGCAGACCCAAACTATGCGGCAGTCGGCGCTGGAACGCGCCCGCGCGCGGCTTGATGCCGAGGGGCCCGCCGCAACCAATGTCGTCTACCCGAATTTCGGTGGACCCAGCCCGCAGGTTCCGGCTCCGGTGGAGATCGACGATATGCCCAGTGCGGACGATCCCGATCAAGAACATTCCGGCATGATGGGCCGCGCGGTGGTAGAAAAGCTGCTTGGCGGCGTTGTTATTGACGAGATCGAGGACTGA